In Armatimonadota bacterium, the genomic window CGACTTCGCTCAGGATAAACTGCGAAGGGTCTCGCCAGGATGTACGGAACCGAGATTCCTCGCTCCGCTCGGAATGACACCCATGCCATGGATTATCAAGGCTTTCCGCATCGGCGACGAGGGTGATCTCGGCCGGCTGGACGCGTACCGACGCGCGGACGCCTTTCTCCTCGATTCGCGCGTGACGGGCAAAGCCGGCGGCACGGGGGTCGCCTTTGAGTGGGGCCTGGCGCGGACCGCCGCGGACGCGGGCAAGCCGATAGTCCTGGCCGGCGGGCTGACCCCGGACAACGTCGTTGCGGCCCTGGAGGCCGCGCGGCCTTACGCGGTGGATGTAAGCAGCGGCGTCGAGGCGTCGCCGGGCAGGAAGGATCATGAACTGATGCGCGACTTCGTGCGCGCGGTGAGGGAATTCGATGAAAGCCAGATGTGAAGTGATCACGGCCAGTGCGGATTGGGCGGCGAACTCCTCCCCCTTCCAGGGGGAGGATGGAGGTGGGGGTGAGACGCCATGAGTCCGCACCCTCTCCCCGCCTCTCCCTCAGAGGGAGAGGAGTTGGCACGCTCTCCCAAGCATTCTCCACAGGCGGTGCTACCGGATAAGGGGGGCCATTTCGGCCCCTACGGCGGGCGCTTCGTGCCCGAGACCCTGATGGCGCCCCTGGAGGAACTGACTCGCGCCTACCGGGCGGCCAAGGATGATCCCGCGTTCCAGGAAGAGCTGGACTACTACCTGCGCTCCTACGCCGGGCGGCCGACGCCGATCTACCTCTGCCGGCGCCTGACCGAGGCCTGGGGCGGAGCCAAGGTCTATCTCAAGCGCGAGGACCTCGCGCACACCGGCTCGCACAAGATCAACAACACCCTGGGCCAGGCGCTGCTGGCGCGGCGCATGGGCAAGCGGCGCATCATCGCCGAGACCGGCGCCGG contains:
- a CDS encoding phosphoribosylanthranilate isomerase — its product is MPWIIKAFRIGDEGDLGRLDAYRRADAFLLDSRVTGKAGGTGVAFEWGLARTAADAGKPIVLAGGLTPDNVVAALEAARPYAVDVSSGVEASPGRKDHELMRDFVRAVREFDESQM